One Pseudomonas lalucatii genomic window carries:
- a CDS encoding substrate-binding periplasmic protein gives MRYLLCCLLLALGTASQAEPWRVVGDKQFAPYSYIADDDAPQGLDVELVEAVLRAAGVDYQLRLYPWLRVKSLLERGEATMAFQFAGTPERHAQYRLVGPLRIGTTVFMASDRLALEDWRQLSDLAPYRIGQVEGYAYEAAFDRAELRRDAIAQTPRQLVAMLLAGRFDLIVGDRTQLLYFAREQGAEQRVRVLPQPLTQMPRYVAFGKNDDGRAELFAAALEQLRASGVLEAIHRHWQQ, from the coding sequence ATGCGCTACCTGCTGTGCTGCCTGCTCCTCGCCCTCGGCACCGCGTCGCAGGCGGAGCCGTGGCGGGTGGTCGGCGACAAGCAGTTCGCCCCCTACAGCTATATCGCCGACGATGACGCGCCCCAGGGGCTGGACGTCGAGCTGGTCGAGGCCGTGCTACGGGCCGCGGGGGTGGACTACCAGCTGCGCCTGTACCCCTGGCTGCGGGTCAAGTCCCTGCTCGAGCGCGGCGAGGCCACCATGGCCTTCCAGTTCGCCGGCACCCCGGAGCGCCACGCCCAGTACCGGCTGGTCGGCCCCCTGCGCATCGGCACCACGGTGTTCATGGCCAGCGACAGGCTCGCGCTGGAGGATTGGCGGCAGCTGAGCGACCTGGCGCCCTACCGGATCGGCCAGGTCGAGGGTTATGCCTACGAGGCCGCCTTCGACCGCGCCGAACTGCGCCGCGACGCCATCGCGCAGACGCCCCGGCAGCTGGTGGCCATGCTGCTGGCCGGGCGCTTCGACCTGATCGTCGGCGACCGCACCCAGTTGCTGTACTTCGCCCGCGAACAGGGTGCCGAGCAGCGGGTGCGGGTGCTGCCGCAACCGCTGACGCAGATGCCGCGCTACGTTGCCTTCGGCAAGAACGACGACGGCCGTGCCGAGCTGTTCGCCGCCGCCCTGGAACAGCTGCGCGCCAGCGGCGTGCTGGAGGCCATCCACCGGCACTGGCAGCAGTAG
- the pnuC gene encoding nicotinamide riboside transporter PnuC: MSPFELCAATLGVIAVWLTVRQNIWCWPVGLVMVLMYSWIFFEVKLYSDMLLQGVYAGLQLYGWWQWRRGGEQHQGREVSRLSAGGLALSLAIGAAGSLGLGYVMATYTDAAAPWLDAALTGFSLVAQVWMAQKRLECWPLWLALDVVFVGLFVHKELYPTAVLYGLFCLLALYGWQSWRRAPALALARA; encoded by the coding sequence ATGTCGCCCTTTGAACTCTGCGCCGCCACGCTCGGCGTGATTGCCGTCTGGCTGACGGTTCGACAGAACATCTGGTGCTGGCCGGTCGGCCTGGTCATGGTGTTGATGTACAGCTGGATCTTCTTCGAGGTGAAGCTGTATTCGGACATGCTTTTGCAGGGGGTGTACGCCGGCTTGCAGCTCTACGGCTGGTGGCAGTGGCGGCGCGGCGGCGAGCAGCATCAGGGCCGCGAGGTCAGTCGCCTGAGCGCCGGCGGGTTGGCCCTGAGCCTGGCCATCGGCGCCGCCGGTAGCCTCGGCCTGGGCTATGTGATGGCCACCTACACCGATGCCGCGGCGCCCTGGCTGGATGCCGCCTTGACCGGCTTCAGCCTGGTGGCCCAGGTGTGGATGGCGCAGAAGCGCCTGGAGTGCTGGCCGCTGTGGCTGGCCCTGGACGTGGTGTTCGTCGGCCTGTTCGTGCACAAGGAGTTGTACCCCACCGCCGTTCTCTATGGGCTGTTTTGCCTGCTGGCGCTGTACGGCTGGCAGAGCTGGCGCCGTGCCCCGGCCCTGGCCCTGGCCCGGGCATGA
- a CDS encoding c-type cytochrome — translation MRALALVLFSCLAGLAQAGNEAMQRFTQLNADPLLRQQAYEAGHERIRFCGNCHGENGNSRRPHIPNLAQQNPVYLFNAFEKFASGERSDYVMSKLAPNLSLEDRVNVAIYFGQQQLQGHEEAVDPALRQAGEATFKTLCTGCHGVNAEGRDNTPRLAGQPAEYLRRALTRFRDKDPSRAGSVMMTIAEGFSDQRIAALAAYLQQLQAQAELSAGAGRR, via the coding sequence ATGCGAGCGCTCGCCCTTGTACTGTTTTCTTGCCTCGCCGGCCTGGCCCAGGCCGGCAACGAGGCGATGCAGCGTTTCACCCAGCTCAATGCCGACCCGCTGCTGCGCCAGCAGGCCTACGAGGCCGGCCACGAGCGCATCCGTTTCTGCGGCAATTGCCACGGCGAGAACGGCAACAGCCGGCGCCCGCACATCCCCAACCTGGCGCAGCAGAACCCGGTGTACCTGTTCAATGCCTTCGAGAAGTTCGCCAGCGGCGAGCGCAGCGACTATGTGATGTCCAAGCTGGCGCCGAACCTGAGCCTGGAGGACAGGGTCAACGTGGCCATCTATTTCGGCCAGCAGCAGTTGCAGGGGCACGAGGAGGCAGTCGACCCGGCGCTGCGCCAGGCCGGCGAGGCGACCTTCAAGACGCTCTGCACCGGTTGCCACGGGGTGAACGCCGAGGGCCGCGACAATACCCCGCGCCTGGCCGGCCAGCCGGCCGAGTACCTGCGCCGTGCCCTGACCCGTTTCCGCGACAAGGACCCGAGCCGCGCCGGCTCGGTGATGATGACCATCGCCGAGGGCTTCAGCGACCAGCGCATCGCCGCGTTGGCCGCCTACCTGCAGCAGTTGCAGGCGCAGGCCGAACTCAGCGCTGGGGCAGGGCGCCGATAG
- a CDS encoding AAA family ATPase — MRVLVLTGPESSGKSRLAQALQARFGGLVVGEYVRHFIEQQGRDTCYGDIPAIARGQLAWEDRARASAPPLLILDTHLLSNLLWSRTLFGDCPAWIEQALLARRYDLHLLLDPRGMPWVDDGQRCQPQLDERLRFHRACRDWLQGHGQAFVELHGDWPARERQALAQVGGWLDSMLAGA, encoded by the coding sequence ATGAGGGTGCTGGTGCTGACCGGCCCGGAGTCGAGCGGCAAGAGCCGCCTGGCCCAGGCCCTGCAGGCGCGCTTCGGCGGCCTGGTGGTCGGCGAGTACGTGCGCCACTTCATCGAGCAGCAGGGTCGCGACACCTGCTATGGGGATATCCCGGCGATCGCCCGCGGCCAGCTGGCCTGGGAAGACCGCGCCCGCGCCAGCGCGCCGCCGCTGCTGATCCTCGACACCCACCTGCTGAGCAACCTGCTGTGGAGCCGGACGCTGTTCGGTGACTGTCCGGCCTGGATCGAGCAGGCGCTGCTGGCGCGGCGCTACGACCTGCACCTGCTGCTCGACCCGCGCGGCATGCCCTGGGTCGACGACGGCCAGCGCTGCCAGCCGCAGCTGGACGAGCGCCTGCGCTTCCACCGGGCCTGTCGCGACTGGTTGCAGGGCCACGGCCAGGCCTTCGTCGAGCTGCACGGCGACTGGCCGGCCCGCGAGCGCCAGGCCCTGGCGCAGGTGGGGGGCTGGCTGGACAGCATGCTGGCAGGCGCCTAG
- a CDS encoding endonuclease yields the protein MSRLLLLCLLLVLPFALPAHAEAPQSFAAAKKIAWKLYAPRPTTFYCGCAYQGNRVDLASCGYVPRKQPRRAGRLEWEHVVPAWVIGHQRQCWQRGGRKNCSRNDPVFRAAEADLHNLVPSIGEVNGDRSNYALGMLGAAPEQYGACPMRVDFKARTAMPPEPARGASARIYLYMAEQYQLRLSRQDRRTYEAWHRQYPVSAWERWRNQQVGCVMGHGNPYVGPIERQRCTPLRRAGDTPRNSG from the coding sequence ATGTCCCGCCTGCTTTTGCTGTGCCTCCTGCTTGTCCTGCCCTTCGCCCTTCCCGCCCACGCCGAAGCCCCGCAATCCTTCGCCGCCGCCAAGAAGATCGCCTGGAAGCTCTACGCCCCGCGGCCGACCACCTTCTACTGCGGCTGCGCCTACCAGGGCAACCGGGTCGACCTGGCCAGCTGCGGCTATGTGCCGCGCAAGCAGCCGCGGCGCGCAGGGCGCCTGGAATGGGAGCATGTGGTGCCGGCCTGGGTGATCGGCCACCAGCGCCAGTGCTGGCAGCGCGGCGGGCGCAAGAACTGCAGCCGCAACGACCCGGTCTTCCGCGCCGCCGAGGCCGACCTGCACAACCTGGTGCCGAGCATCGGCGAGGTGAACGGCGACCGCTCCAACTACGCCCTGGGCATGCTCGGCGCCGCGCCGGAGCAGTACGGCGCCTGCCCCATGCGCGTCGACTTCAAGGCCCGCACCGCCATGCCGCCGGAGCCGGCGCGCGGTGCCTCGGCGCGCATCTACCTGTACATGGCCGAGCAGTACCAGCTGCGCCTGTCGCGCCAGGACCGGCGTACCTACGAGGCCTGGCACCGGCAGTACCCGGTCAGCGCGTGGGAGCGCTGGCGCAACCAGCAGGTCGGCTGCGTCATGGGCCATGGCAACCCCTACGTCGGCCCCATCGAGCGGCAGCGCTGCACGCCGCTGCGGCGTGCCGGCGACACCCCCCGAAACAGCGGTTGA
- a CDS encoding phytanoyl-CoA dioxygenase family protein — protein sequence MSDTPVAPALTAARLHALHGRGFVLLPGVLDARQVAALRAAIDRLQPQHWDYSGLLDHYKCVFNRDPLWLPYLDPPGVIELAEAALGADCHLIGQTAWRCHPGFVGAALHLDYLAMPLPPTLLADPAFELPMQICTAQFYLDDIDADLCPTLVVPGSHRAGRPPRPGETHWQGRPAQPVLCRAGDALMLRSELWHAGSRNRTADRCRYLLQVHYGRRMVAQKFSPYLAWRFNPEVLAACTPRQRRLLGEHAEAEYD from the coding sequence ATGTCGGACACTCCCGTAGCCCCTGCCTTGACCGCGGCGCGCCTGCACGCCCTGCACGGGCGCGGCTTCGTCCTGCTGCCCGGGGTGCTGGACGCGCGGCAGGTCGCCGCGCTGCGTGCGGCCATCGACCGCCTGCAACCGCAGCACTGGGACTACAGCGGGCTGCTCGACCACTACAAGTGCGTGTTCAACCGCGACCCGCTGTGGCTGCCCTACCTCGACCCGCCCGGGGTGATCGAACTGGCCGAGGCCGCCCTCGGCGCCGACTGCCACCTGATCGGTCAGACCGCCTGGCGCTGCCATCCCGGCTTCGTCGGCGCCGCCCTGCACCTGGACTACCTGGCGATGCCACTGCCGCCGACGCTGCTGGCCGATCCGGCCTTCGAGCTGCCGATGCAGATCTGCACGGCGCAGTTCTACCTCGACGATATCGACGCCGACCTCTGCCCGACCCTGGTGGTGCCCGGCAGTCACCGCGCCGGGCGCCCGCCGCGGCCGGGGGAGACGCACTGGCAGGGACGGCCGGCGCAGCCGGTGCTGTGCCGCGCCGGCGACGCGCTGATGCTGCGCAGCGAGCTGTGGCACGCCGGCAGTCGCAACCGCACGGCCGACCGCTGCCGCTACCTGCTGCAGGTGCACTACGGTCGGCGCATGGTCGCGCAGAAGTTCTCGCCCTACCTGGCCTGGCGTTTCAACCCCGAGGTGCTGGCCGCCTGCACGCCGCGGCAGCGGCGCCTGCTGGGCGAGCACGCGGAAGCGGAGTACGACTGA
- a CDS encoding zinc ribbon domain-containing protein YjdM encodes MSTLPPCPQCQSAYTYEDGHSLVCPECAHEWSASAVAADAGDDARVIKDAVGNSLQDGDSVTVIKDLKVKGSSLVVKVGTKVKSIRLVDGDHDIDCKIDGIGAMKLKSEFVRKV; translated from the coding sequence GTGAGCACCCTGCCACCCTGCCCCCAATGCCAGTCCGCCTACACCTACGAAGATGGCCACTCGCTGGTCTGTCCGGAGTGCGCCCACGAATGGTCGGCCAGCGCCGTGGCCGCGGATGCCGGCGACGACGCCCGGGTGATCAAGGATGCGGTGGGCAATAGCCTGCAGGACGGCGACAGCGTCACCGTGATCAAGGACCTCAAGGTCAAGGGCTCGTCGCTGGTGGTCAAGGTCGGCACCAAGGTCAAGAGCATCCGCCTGGTCGACGGCGACCATGACATCGACTGCAAGATCGACGGCATCGGTGCGATGAAACTCAAGTCCGAGTTCGTCAGGAAGGTCTGA
- a CDS encoding alpha/beta fold hydrolase, with protein sequence MKPSSAAARLPANAQWLHCSSQGVPAHFYHANGFPLRVYEPLLGRLSGSLALSGLACRATWPDIGPPPRRRDWQLYADDLIAFIEQEYREPIVGIGHSLGATCTILAAAKRPELFKALVLIEPAMVSPTLARLVRWLPKALMNRTDPARSTLRKADRWPSREAFLQQCRNARGYQRFGPETLQALAQHAVVEDADGQLQLAFPKHWEAHNYTQPPNVMAQLQRLPMPCVAIRGKPSVFFTEQLWQEWQRRCPQTRFLEDLEHGHLLPLENPAGCQLLIEQGLRAIGALPQR encoded by the coding sequence ATGAAACCCAGCTCCGCGGCCGCGCGTTTGCCGGCCAATGCGCAGTGGCTGCACTGCAGCAGCCAGGGCGTGCCCGCCCACTTCTACCACGCCAACGGCTTCCCGCTGCGGGTCTACGAGCCCCTGCTCGGTCGCCTGAGCGGCAGCCTGGCGCTCAGCGGCCTGGCCTGCCGCGCGACCTGGCCGGACATCGGCCCGCCGCCGCGGCGGCGCGACTGGCAGCTGTATGCCGATGACCTGATCGCCTTCATCGAACAGGAGTACCGGGAGCCGATCGTCGGCATCGGCCATTCCCTGGGCGCCACCTGCACCATCCTCGCCGCCGCCAAGCGCCCGGAGCTGTTCAAGGCCCTGGTGCTGATCGAGCCGGCCATGGTTTCCCCCACGCTGGCGCGGCTGGTGCGCTGGCTGCCCAAGGCCCTGATGAACCGCACCGACCCGGCCCGCAGCACCCTGCGCAAGGCCGACCGCTGGCCCAGCCGCGAGGCCTTCCTGCAGCAGTGCCGGAACGCCCGCGGCTACCAGCGCTTCGGTCCGGAAACCCTGCAGGCGCTGGCCCAGCACGCCGTGGTGGAAGACGCCGACGGCCAGCTGCAACTGGCCTTCCCCAAGCACTGGGAGGCGCACAACTACACCCAGCCGCCGAACGTGATGGCGCAGCTGCAGCGCCTGCCGATGCCCTGCGTGGCGATCCGCGGCAAGCCCTCGGTGTTCTTCACCGAACAGCTGTGGCAGGAGTGGCAACGGCGCTGCCCGCAGACCCGGTTCCTGGAGGACCTGGAGCACGGCCACCTGCTGCCGCTGGAAAACCCCGCCGGCTGTCAGCTGCTGATCGAACAGGGCCTGCGCGCTATCGGCGCCCTGCCCCAGCGCTGA
- a CDS encoding cytochrome P460 family protein yields the protein MKPLASFALVLASLPLQAADLAEHTFSTYVNAKGEIRLPADARKSWSHLGSWVVADPKSPGYGFHDVYTQAETVEAYRKTGEFPDGAVLIKEIRAVEQGPQTTGQAQWAGDANVWFVMVKDRQGRFEGNPHWAEGWGWALYEAKNPAVNVSKGFAETCRGCHVPAQQSDWVFSQGYPTLARP from the coding sequence ATGAAACCGCTCGCATCCTTCGCCCTCGTCCTGGCCAGCCTGCCGCTCCAGGCGGCCGACCTGGCCGAGCACACCTTCAGCACTTACGTAAACGCCAAGGGCGAGATTCGGCTGCCCGCCGATGCCCGCAAGAGCTGGAGCCATCTCGGCTCCTGGGTGGTTGCCGACCCAAAGTCGCCTGGCTACGGCTTTCACGACGTCTACACCCAGGCGGAAACCGTCGAGGCCTACCGCAAGACCGGGGAGTTCCCCGACGGCGCGGTGCTGATCAAGGAGATTCGCGCGGTCGAACAAGGGCCGCAGACCACCGGCCAGGCCCAGTGGGCCGGAGACGCCAACGTCTGGTTCGTCATGGTCAAGGACCGCCAGGGTCGCTTCGAGGGCAACCCGCACTGGGCCGAGGGCTGGGGCTGGGCCCTGTACGAGGCGAAGAACCCCGCCGTCAACGTGTCCAAGGGCTTTGCCGAGACCTGCCGCGGCTGCCATGTGCCGGCGCAGCAGAGCGACTGGGTGTTCAGCCAGGGCTATCCGACCCTCGCCAGGCCCTAG
- a CDS encoding mechanosensitive ion channel family protein, with the protein MQLDEFTDNLLETLWRWATTPWLQIGETDLHLARLIGLGLILFFAWWLSSLLERGLHNVAARGKGRAMSSSGIYALTRIIRYAVWIIGTLVGLRYLGLDLTNIALVGGAIGVGIGLGLQNIFSNFISGLILLLEKTLKVGDFVDLQSGVMGRVTEIGMRYTRITTNDLVDIIVPNSEFVNGRVTNWSYDEKYRRIHVPFGVAYGSDKHRVKAAVLEAVAAVPGCITSVPGRQPDVWLTRFGDSSLDFELVVWVEHDLMISPGATHARFMWAIDDQLRQAGVEIPFPQRDLHLRSGSLRVDLGEGQRLHVAGASPRDEEPGPA; encoded by the coding sequence ATGCAACTGGACGAATTCACCGACAACCTCCTCGAGACCCTGTGGCGCTGGGCGACCACGCCCTGGTTGCAGATCGGCGAGACCGACCTGCACCTGGCGCGGCTGATCGGTCTGGGCCTGATCCTGTTCTTCGCCTGGTGGCTGTCCTCCCTGCTCGAGCGCGGCCTGCACAACGTCGCGGCGCGCGGCAAGGGTCGGGCGATGAGTTCCTCCGGGATCTATGCGCTGACCCGCATCATCCGCTACGCGGTGTGGATCATCGGCACCCTGGTCGGCCTGCGCTATCTGGGCCTGGACCTGACCAACATCGCCCTGGTCGGCGGCGCCATCGGCGTCGGCATCGGCCTGGGGCTGCAGAACATCTTCAGCAACTTCATCTCCGGGCTGATCCTGCTGCTGGAGAAGACCCTCAAGGTCGGCGACTTCGTCGACCTGCAGTCCGGGGTGATGGGGCGGGTCACCGAGATCGGCATGCGCTACACGCGCATCACCACCAACGACCTGGTCGACATCATCGTGCCCAACTCCGAGTTCGTGAACGGCCGGGTGACCAACTGGAGCTACGACGAGAAGTACCGGCGCATCCACGTGCCCTTCGGCGTGGCCTACGGCAGCGACAAGCACCGGGTCAAGGCGGCGGTGCTCGAGGCGGTGGCGGCCGTGCCGGGCTGCATCACCAGTGTGCCGGGGCGCCAGCCGGACGTGTGGCTGACCCGGTTCGGCGACAGCAGCCTGGACTTCGAGCTGGTGGTGTGGGTGGAGCACGACCTGATGATCTCCCCCGGCGCAACCCATGCCCGCTTCATGTGGGCCATCGACGACCAGTTGCGCCAGGCGGGGGTGGAGATCCCCTTTCCCCAGCGCGACCTGCACCTGCGCTCCGGCAGCCTGCGCGTGGATCTGGGCGAGGGGCAGCGGCTGCACGTTGCCGGCGCCTCGCCGCGTGACGAGGAGCCCGGTCCGGCTTAG
- a CDS encoding PcfJ domain-containing protein, whose protein sequence is MIIDLDLIETHSNESVIIDLTRFQAEKLKIHLIDDAISIYFWSGASWQAYLEDPGFPIINNYYKATPSHPFSIFQKLSTNTQYIGISNFYHLQTLILHCITTNKFAHQLFIDAPCLLWLMLEHYGADESITRLEAKRVKIIEEILGAGNKKQVKIIRKIRPSSGYRDEIHTIKQALSDKRILDEFTHWRSIPAQALEIAKRHPILLGTKILKTLETEHNEHILKHSKSISNSVHTFIECIRIGKSIGFKSPESILGRVASVDRLSKIHDRWTQILNRQSKYLDEDEALPPCPLNETSTIVQIATINELIREGKTMEHCVGSYTQRALSRTCFIFKVTHPERATLEITERNSKFRISQIKGYMNAEVSDNTIHHIKEWLDKENAYYSSEPR, encoded by the coding sequence ATGATTATCGACCTCGATCTAATTGAGACACACAGCAACGAATCGGTAATTATTGACCTAACCAGATTCCAAGCAGAAAAATTAAAAATTCACCTAATTGACGATGCCATCTCTATATACTTCTGGAGTGGCGCCTCTTGGCAAGCCTACCTCGAAGACCCTGGCTTCCCGATTATAAACAACTACTATAAAGCCACCCCATCCCACCCCTTCTCAATATTCCAAAAACTGTCCACCAACACACAATATATTGGAATATCCAATTTCTACCACCTACAAACGCTCATCCTACACTGCATCACAACCAACAAATTCGCACACCAATTATTCATTGATGCACCATGCCTTCTATGGCTTATGCTTGAACACTACGGAGCCGATGAATCTATAACCCGCCTAGAAGCAAAGCGAGTAAAGATAATCGAAGAAATCCTCGGAGCCGGCAACAAGAAACAAGTCAAGATAATAAGAAAAATAAGACCATCATCAGGATACAGAGATGAAATACACACAATCAAACAAGCACTCTCTGACAAAAGAATTCTAGACGAGTTTACTCACTGGCGCTCCATTCCAGCACAAGCACTCGAAATCGCAAAGAGACACCCAATACTTCTAGGCACGAAGATATTAAAAACATTAGAAACAGAACATAATGAACACATACTGAAGCACTCAAAATCAATATCAAACTCAGTTCACACTTTCATAGAATGCATCAGAATCGGCAAGTCCATTGGCTTCAAAAGCCCGGAATCAATACTTGGAAGAGTCGCAAGCGTAGATAGACTGTCAAAAATACACGACCGTTGGACACAGATCCTAAACAGGCAAAGTAAATATCTCGACGAGGACGAAGCCCTGCCTCCCTGCCCGCTAAATGAAACCAGCACCATAGTTCAAATAGCCACAATCAACGAATTGATTAGAGAAGGAAAAACTATGGAACACTGCGTTGGCTCATACACTCAAAGAGCACTCAGCAGAACATGCTTTATTTTTAAAGTCACCCATCCAGAACGGGCAACCCTTGAGATAACCGAACGGAATAGCAAGTTCAGAATATCTCAAATAAAAGGTTACATGAACGCCGAAGTAAGCGACAACACCATCCACCACATTAAAGAGTGGTTAGATAAAGAAAATGCATATTACTCATCAGAACCACGATAA
- a CDS encoding multiheme c-type cytochrome, producing the protein MAGIMGGGRRVRATLIGIHCGTLALLAATLLAALVAVDLVLGDELPGATHGGNDKWLEPARSRLMQARDALPFFPHRANTRGNVVLQPRDFESAEVCGACHTEIYRQWRSSMMSQAWDEPVYRALLKLASEATEGRVDTFCTGCHSPIGLTTGQITAELNRSSVEDSAREHPLPGVDCESCHNISARTGLDNGAYVMTPRAHGRSTKFGPRKDAVSPYHDTVYSALHTRSDFCATCHNVTHPFSSVAVERTYDEWLESPYSLNGETCQDCHMPGFAGRAAIMGPEREHVASHWFSGANATLLSYLGQDEAAQRARDMLARAARIEFQDLPDRVRPGEYVEVAVKVSNVGAGHKLPTGFPEGREIWIDLRVTDASGRQVYRLGAVKDGETEEGTRNFKVHLGDRDGNVLDIEVWKATQILSDNRILPKGYIVREFSFRVPADAVGPLTLHADLNYWPFSQKLADFLLGPNELQVEVTRMAQVSGRVALSVELARLP; encoded by the coding sequence ATGGCCGGCATCATGGGCGGAGGGCGCCGGGTTCGAGCGACCCTAATCGGCATCCACTGCGGGACGCTCGCGCTGCTGGCGGCGACCCTGCTCGCCGCCCTGGTCGCGGTCGACCTGGTGCTCGGCGACGAGCTGCCAGGCGCCACGCACGGGGGCAACGACAAGTGGCTGGAGCCGGCCCGCAGCCGGCTGATGCAGGCGCGCGATGCCTTGCCCTTCTTCCCGCATCGGGCCAACACCCGGGGCAATGTCGTGCTGCAGCCGCGGGATTTCGAGAGCGCCGAGGTCTGCGGTGCCTGCCACACCGAGATCTACCGGCAGTGGCGGAGCTCGATGATGTCTCAAGCCTGGGACGAGCCGGTCTACCGCGCCTTGCTGAAGCTGGCCAGCGAGGCCACCGAGGGGCGGGTGGACACCTTTTGCACCGGCTGTCATTCGCCGATCGGCCTCACCACCGGGCAGATCACCGCCGAGCTCAACCGCTCCTCGGTCGAGGACAGTGCGCGGGAGCACCCCCTGCCGGGCGTCGACTGCGAGAGCTGCCACAATATCAGCGCCCGCACCGGGCTGGACAATGGCGCCTATGTCATGACGCCACGGGCCCATGGCCGCTCGACCAAGTTCGGCCCGCGCAAGGATGCCGTGTCGCCCTACCACGACACCGTCTACTCGGCGCTGCACACCCGTTCGGACTTCTGCGCCACCTGCCACAACGTCACCCATCCGTTTAGCAGCGTGGCGGTGGAGCGCACCTATGACGAATGGCTGGAGAGCCCCTACAGCCTCAACGGCGAGACTTGCCAGGACTGCCACATGCCGGGCTTCGCCGGTCGCGCGGCGATCATGGGCCCGGAGCGCGAGCATGTCGCCTCGCACTGGTTCAGTGGCGCCAACGCCACGCTGCTCAGCTATCTGGGCCAGGACGAGGCGGCACAGCGCGCCCGCGACATGCTGGCGCGGGCGGCCCGCATCGAGTTCCAGGACCTTCCGGACCGCGTGCGGCCCGGGGAGTACGTCGAGGTGGCGGTCAAGGTGAGCAATGTCGGCGCCGGGCACAAGCTGCCGACCGGCTTTCCCGAGGGCCGAGAGATCTGGATCGACCTGCGCGTGACGGATGCCAGCGGGCGGCAGGTCTACCGCCTGGGGGCGGTCAAGGACGGCGAGACCGAGGAGGGTACCCGCAACTTCAAGGTGCACCTGGGCGACCGGGACGGCAACGTCCTGGACATCGAGGTATGGAAGGCCACGCAGATACTCTCCGACAACCGCATCCTGCCCAAGGGCTACATCGTCCGGGAGTTCTCCTTCCGGGTGCCGGCCGATGCCGTCGGGCCGCTGACCCTGCATGCGGACCTGAACTACTGGCCGTTCTCGCAGAAGCTCGCCGACTTCCTGCTCGGCCCCAACGAGCTGCAGGTGGAGGTCACCCGCATGGCCCAGGTCAGCGGGCGCGTGGCGCTGAGCGTCGAACTGGCGCGCCTGCCCTAG
- a CDS encoding NYN domain-containing protein, with protein sequence MASKPSTPQQQKLLAVLIDADNASAAMVEGLFEEIAKFGVASVKRIYGDWTQPNLGKWKQVLLDHSIQPIQQFAYTRGKNATDSALIIDAMDLLYTRRFDGFCLVSSDSDFTRLAARLREEGLTVYGFGEEKTPAPFVSACDKFIYTEILRADAAQAADEPAGNGDKGKTTAGSVPAEPAKSAAKKKPQKVPVDFIAKIIDDVNDEDGWVELGMLGQSIGKLRPAFDARLYGFKKLSDLIKGQAKRFELQVRGSSATGGEALYVRNRKAGR encoded by the coding sequence ATGGCCAGCAAGCCCAGCACCCCGCAGCAACAGAAGCTCCTCGCCGTGCTGATCGACGCCGACAACGCCTCGGCCGCCATGGTCGAGGGTCTGTTCGAGGAGATCGCCAAGTTCGGCGTCGCCAGCGTCAAGCGCATCTACGGCGACTGGACCCAGCCGAATCTCGGCAAGTGGAAGCAGGTGCTGCTCGACCACAGCATCCAGCCGATCCAGCAGTTCGCCTACACCCGCGGCAAGAACGCCACCGACAGCGCGCTGATCATCGATGCCATGGACCTGCTCTACACCCGGCGTTTCGACGGCTTCTGCCTGGTCTCCAGCGACAGCGACTTCACCCGCCTGGCCGCCCGCCTGCGCGAGGAGGGCCTGACCGTCTACGGCTTCGGCGAGGAAAAAACCCCCGCGCCCTTCGTCTCGGCCTGCGACAAGTTCATCTACACCGAGATCCTCCGCGCCGACGCGGCCCAGGCCGCGGACGAACCGGCCGGCAATGGCGACAAAGGCAAAACTACCGCCGGCAGCGTACCCGCCGAACCGGCCAAATCCGCCGCCAAGAAGAAACCGCAGAAGGTGCCGGTGGACTTCATCGCCAAGATCATCGACGACGTCAACGACGAGGACGGCTGGGTCGAGCTGGGCATGCTCGGGCAGAGCATCGGCAAGCTGCGCCCGGCCTTCGACGCCCGGCTGTATGGCTTCAAGAAGCTCAGCGACCTGATCAAGGGCCAGGCCAAGCGCTTCGAGCTGCAGGTGCGCGGGAGCAGTGCGACGGGGGGTGAGGCGTTGTATGTGCGGAATCGGAAGGCGGGGAGGTGA